Proteins found in one Microcoleus sp. FACHB-68 genomic segment:
- a CDS encoding alcohol dehydrogenase catalytic domain-containing protein, translating to MLAALLYGQEDLRLESVADPSPAAGEVVVQVAAATTCGTDLKVWRRGGHAKMLKPPTLFGHEAAGTIVALGEGVTGWRVGDRVVANNSAPCYKCFFCSRQEYSLCPNLTWNNGTFAEYLKIPAPIVEHNMLPVPEALPDALASMTEPLACVLHGVARSNVKAGDRVVVLGDGAIGLMFVAVLANRDAQVILFGGNDSRLEIGKKLGASEAFNYHQLPNGHQQEDVVKSQATNIPELVRQMTEGWGADVVIEATGVAAAWETAIACARAGATVNLFGGCPRDTTITVNTEQLHYSELTLKGVFHNTPAYVREALSLLASRTIPFELLISEHRPLKDLERVFHEMRDRQVIKVAIKPG from the coding sequence TTGCTAGCAGCGTTACTCTACGGACAAGAAGACTTACGTTTAGAATCCGTCGCCGATCCTTCACCGGCTGCCGGTGAGGTGGTTGTTCAGGTGGCAGCCGCAACGACTTGCGGCACAGACTTGAAAGTTTGGCGGCGTGGTGGCCATGCGAAAATGCTGAAACCACCTACATTATTTGGCCATGAAGCAGCCGGCACAATTGTGGCCCTCGGAGAAGGTGTCACCGGCTGGCGCGTGGGAGATCGGGTGGTTGCAAACAACTCCGCACCCTGCTATAAGTGTTTTTTTTGCAGCCGGCAAGAATATTCACTTTGCCCGAATTTGACCTGGAATAACGGCACCTTTGCCGAGTACCTAAAGATTCCTGCGCCAATTGTGGAGCATAATATGCTGCCGGTGCCTGAAGCTTTACCAGACGCTTTGGCATCGATGACAGAACCGTTAGCCTGTGTACTTCATGGTGTGGCGAGATCCAACGTCAAAGCCGGTGATCGCGTTGTCGTGCTCGGAGATGGCGCAATTGGTTTAATGTTTGTGGCAGTATTAGCCAATCGGGATGCACAGGTAATATTATTCGGTGGCAACGACAGCCGGCTGGAGATTGGTAAAAAATTAGGCGCATCTGAGGCGTTTAATTATCATCAATTACCGAATGGGCATCAACAGGAAGATGTGGTAAAGAGTCAGGCGACAAATATTCCCGAACTCGTGCGACAAATGACGGAAGGATGGGGTGCGGATGTCGTGATCGAAGCCACTGGAGTGGCGGCAGCGTGGGAAACAGCAATTGCGTGTGCTCGTGCCGGTGCCACTGTAAACTTATTTGGCGGTTGTCCGCGTGACACCACCATCACGGTGAATACAGAACAATTACATTACAGCGAACTCACCCTCAAAGGAGTTTTTCACAACACACCGGCTTATGTTCGGGAAGCCTTATCACTTTTAGCGAGTCGCACGATTCCATTTGAATTACTGATTAGCGAACACCGGCCTTTGAAAGATTTAGAGCGAGTGTTCCATGAAATGCGTGATCGGCAAGTCATTAAAGTCGCCATTAAACCCGGATAA
- a CDS encoding MFS transporter, protein MESKKVNYRNPWTFIPSLYFIQGLPNVIITGVLDIIYKSLGIPNAQITAFTSLLNFPWVLKPLWAPFVDIYSTKRKWVLYTQLAMIGCLILAAFSFTLPNFFFLSLLAFSLAAFISATYDIAADGYYMLALSPEQQALFAGIRNVAFRVALIFGTGFLVAFAGQLGGTLGNIPLSWSITLGVSALIFAASFIYHQLILPFPDSDLSNARNRESQETAPFLEVIASYFRQPKIWATLAFILLYRFAEVMLGKIGKLFLLDYLQQSGLDTAAATKEVGIIYGTFGVTSLIIGGVLGGLIVSRYGLKKTIWPLALALNVPDVFYVYIASRQLPVQWIYPLISIEQFGYGLGFTAFMIYLMYTSKGKYKTSHYAISTGFMALGKMVAEFISGPIQQGVGYYNFFIIVCILTIPGMLTILFLPLNEVEQNQKA, encoded by the coding sequence ATGGAATCAAAAAAAGTTAATTATCGCAATCCTTGGACTTTCATTCCTAGCCTTTATTTTATTCAAGGTCTCCCTAACGTTATCATCACTGGCGTTTTGGATATCATTTATAAAAGTCTGGGAATTCCCAACGCTCAAATTACCGCTTTCACAAGTTTACTGAATTTTCCTTGGGTACTTAAACCCTTATGGGCACCTTTTGTTGATATTTACTCAACCAAAAGAAAGTGGGTACTTTACACCCAGTTAGCCATGATTGGCTGCTTAATTTTGGCAGCCTTCTCCTTCACTCTACCCAATTTCTTTTTTCTGTCGCTGCTAGCCTTTAGTCTCGCTGCATTTATCTCTGCGACTTATGACATTGCAGCAGATGGATATTATATGTTGGCATTAAGTCCAGAACAGCAAGCGCTGTTTGCCGGCATTCGCAACGTTGCGTTTCGAGTCGCTTTGATTTTTGGCACTGGATTTTTAGTCGCCTTTGCCGGTCAGCTTGGAGGAACTCTAGGTAATATTCCTTTAAGCTGGAGCATAACTTTAGGTGTTTCCGCTTTAATCTTTGCAGCTAGTTTTATTTACCACCAGCTAATTTTACCGTTTCCTGATAGTGATTTATCCAACGCTAGAAACAGAGAAAGCCAAGAGACAGCCCCTTTTTTAGAAGTAATCGCCTCGTACTTCCGCCAGCCTAAAATTTGGGCGACATTGGCGTTTATTTTATTGTACCGCTTTGCGGAAGTCATGCTGGGTAAAATTGGAAAGCTATTTTTGTTAGATTATCTCCAACAAAGTGGTTTAGATACAGCAGCCGCGACGAAAGAGGTGGGGATAATCTATGGCACATTTGGAGTAACTTCGCTCATCATCGGAGGCGTTTTAGGAGGATTGATTGTTTCAAGATATGGCTTAAAAAAGACCATTTGGCCTCTCGCTTTAGCCTTAAATGTCCCCGATGTGTTTTATGTTTACATCGCTTCCCGTCAGCTTCCAGTCCAGTGGATATATCCGCTTATCTCCATAGAACAGTTCGGATATGGATTAGGCTTCACCGCTTTCATGATTTATTTAATGTACACCTCAAAGGGCAAATATAAAACTTCTCATTATGCCATCTCAACCGGCTTCATGGCTTTGGGGAAAATGGTGGCTGAATTTATCAGTGGCCCGATTCAGCAAGGAGTTGGCTATTATAACTTTTTCATTATTGTCTGCATTCTAACAATTCCCGGAATGCTAACAATCTTGTTCCTTCCTTTAAATGAAGTGGAACAAAATCAAAAAGCTTGA
- a CDS encoding protein kinase: MSVITCSNGHQNPATSRFCENCGESLQGQNAGTASAGDLIPGMRLRDRYLIKNPIGQGGFGKTYLAEDTGRFNEPVVLKELTPSLQGTSAVQKAEELFQREAAMLHKLQHPQIPRFWEFFREGKRLFLVQDFIEGETYQSLLDNRQQRGQCFSETEIVELLQQLLPVLSYLHRQGIIHRDIAPDNIIRRERDGMPVLIDLGGVKQIANEVAGSQTSASATRLGKIGYAPDEQMQAGIVAPHSDLYALAVTAIVLMTGKQPQDLIDSHTMNWIWEKHLKTISPQLKGILKRMLSSQPVDRFQYAEEIQQLLDSSFNLPATQVTQSVAPNRLPTHPPNSKPIASNNSGQGGLFDSSMEVPQEILGWNWGAFLLPGFWFITNQVWIGALAWLDISIITFGLALPTMAIILGLKGNEWAWKSRRWHSIAAFKAHQRAWAVGGFIFWGIMLLLLLVVIVLLVLGIGFAAFGGMD, from the coding sequence ATGAGTGTGATTACTTGCAGCAACGGGCATCAAAATCCGGCTACGTCACGTTTTTGCGAAAACTGCGGGGAATCTTTGCAGGGACAGAATGCCGGCACAGCAAGCGCTGGAGATTTAATACCGGGAATGCGGTTGCGGGACAGATACTTAATCAAAAATCCTATCGGTCAAGGGGGATTTGGTAAAACTTATTTAGCCGAAGATACGGGACGCTTTAATGAACCCGTTGTGCTTAAGGAACTTACGCCTTCTTTGCAAGGAACTTCTGCCGTTCAGAAAGCAGAGGAACTGTTTCAGCGGGAAGCAGCAATGCTGCACAAACTTCAGCATCCTCAAATTCCTCGATTTTGGGAATTCTTTCGTGAGGGAAAACGGCTGTTTTTAGTGCAAGATTTTATTGAAGGAGAAACGTATCAATCGCTGTTGGATAACCGGCAACAGCGAGGTCAATGTTTTAGCGAAACAGAAATTGTTGAATTATTACAGCAATTGCTGCCGGTGTTAAGTTATCTACACCGGCAGGGAATTATTCACCGCGATATTGCCCCAGATAATATTATTCGCCGCGAACGAGATGGGATGCCGGTGTTAATTGATTTAGGCGGTGTTAAGCAAATTGCCAATGAGGTTGCCGGCTCACAAACTTCTGCGAGTGCGACTCGTTTGGGTAAAATTGGTTACGCACCAGATGAGCAAATGCAAGCCGGTATTGTTGCGCCTCACAGCGATTTGTATGCTTTAGCTGTGACAGCAATTGTATTAATGACCGGCAAACAGCCGCAAGACTTGATCGATTCCCATACAATGAATTGGATTTGGGAGAAGCACCTGAAAACAATCAGCCCTCAACTGAAGGGTATTTTGAAACGAATGTTATCCTCTCAGCCAGTTGATCGGTTTCAATATGCAGAAGAAATCCAGCAATTATTGGATTCTTCTTTTAATCTGCCGGCAACTCAAGTCACCCAGTCTGTTGCCCCAAATCGCCTACCCACTCATCCGCCTAATTCTAAGCCGATTGCGTCTAATAATTCTGGGCAAGGTGGGCTATTTGACAGTTCTATGGAAGTGCCACAGGAAATTCTTGGTTGGAATTGGGGGGCTTTTTTGCTGCCGGGTTTCTGGTTTATTACTAATCAAGTTTGGATTGGGGCATTAGCTTGGCTAGATATATCAATTATTACCTTCGGTTTAGCCTTGCCAACAATGGCAATTATTTTAGGATTGAAAGGCAATGAATGGGCGTGGAAAAGTCGCCGGTGGCACAGTATTGCTGCTTTTAAAGCCCATCAAAGAGCATGGGCGGTTGGCGGCTTCATTTTCTGGGGAATTATGTTATTACTCCTTTTAGTGGTGATTGTTTTGCTTGTTTTGGGAATTGGATTTGCTGCTTTCGGTGGGATGGATTAG
- a CDS encoding cation:proton antiporter, with translation MNPIQIIVSSATSANATILPLTDPVYIFCILLLTIYIAPSLAKLLRLPALVVLIILGTILGSNVLGILSRDAQLIFLEKIGLLYIMLLAGIQMNLSNFRQLGVRALVFGLLTFGVPFIVGFGSGQLLTGTFVSSLLLGILYSPHTLVSYPIMTRLGIVQQEAVGVAVGGTIVTSILTLTGFSVVQAIAGGSVGIILWVKLLVLLPVLIMLCFWGIPKLGRLVLKEKEESLQTQFIFVLTCLFVVASGTVLLGVDSIVGAFIAGLSLNRLIPLTSPLMNRIEFVGNSLFIPAFLISVGVLSNPSVLFTHPENLGIAIVVIFGAAGAKFMAAWITGQVFKYSFAEIMVMFSLTMSRAALVLVIALFGKNSGLLNDGIFNAIILYIVVTCLLGPLIADTFGKKIAMIKN, from the coding sequence ATGAACCCTATACAAATAATAGTCTCCTCAGCAACCTCAGCAAATGCAACTATTTTGCCCCTAACCGATCCAGTTTACATATTTTGTATTCTGCTATTAACAATTTATATTGCCCCCTCGCTTGCGAAGCTATTACGCTTGCCGGCATTGGTTGTGCTAATTATTTTAGGAACAATTCTTGGCAGCAACGTTTTAGGTATTTTATCACGAGATGCTCAGCTAATTTTCCTAGAAAAAATAGGCTTGCTTTACATTATGCTGTTAGCCGGCATCCAAATGAATTTGAGTAATTTCAGACAATTGGGTGTCCGGGCACTTGTGTTTGGCTTACTAACCTTTGGAGTTCCGTTTATTGTGGGGTTCGGTTCCGGTCAATTATTAACCGGCACCTTCGTTTCCAGCCTGCTTTTAGGAATTCTTTATTCGCCGCATACGCTAGTTTCATACCCCATTATGACTCGCTTAGGAATTGTTCAACAAGAAGCCGTAGGTGTGGCGGTAGGTGGCACAATTGTTACTTCGATTTTAACATTAACCGGCTTTTCAGTTGTGCAGGCAATTGCCGGCGGCAGTGTGGGAATAATTTTATGGGTAAAGCTTTTAGTTCTGCTGCCGGTGTTGATCATGCTATGCTTTTGGGGCATTCCAAAGTTAGGGCGTTTAGTCTTAAAAGAAAAAGAAGAATCTCTGCAAACTCAGTTTATTTTTGTTCTAACTTGTTTGTTTGTGGTTGCCTCTGGCACTGTATTATTAGGAGTTGATTCGATTGTCGGGGCATTTATCGCCGGCCTTTCTTTAAATCGCCTGATTCCCCTCACCAGTCCGTTAATGAATCGAATTGAATTTGTGGGAAATAGTTTATTTATTCCGGCTTTTTTAATTTCAGTCGGCGTTTTATCGAATCCCAGTGTTCTCTTCACTCACCCTGAAAATTTAGGCATCGCAATCGTAGTAATTTTTGGGGCTGCCGGCGCTAAATTTATGGCTGCATGGATTACCGGCCAGGTTTTTAAATACTCTTTTGCAGAAATCATGGTCATGTTTAGCCTGACGATGTCCCGCGCTGCTTTAGTTTTAGTAATTGCTTTATTTGGCAAAAATTCAGGATTGCTTAACGATGGAATTTTTAATGCCATCATTCTTTATATTGTCGTAACTTGTCTGCTTGGGCCGTTAATCGCAGATACTTTTGGAAAAAAGATTGCAATGATTAAAAATTAA
- a CDS encoding FHA domain-containing protein, which translates to MVSPVQIRLRWDDPATGERREPVLGLPIALGREFSQMPAEIAGNRVSRLVLNSDQVSRFHALIDMESGGLVVVDQGSRNGTFVNGTLQQRCALANGDTLQVGPYQINVSFAGSAPAPTQTSNSPILFNPHTDLPDPTQPPQPPVIAAGFPPQAFIDSKIVPVQDLHATGLPVDEIDYAAIGAGLGSFIWVDLLRIFGVKPGQIAALGMEKEPYARYRRLCLNSQIPLHERLRSNSDSCPDNIWGWPSYALREAWGDFFKGQIGASFKYLWQVFAEPTFAETYTPRAGNVFNSIDREATRIGWDGIFRYGRIRAIRKTDDGRYAIAYSRGDASRRDRAFLLTRYVQIATGYPAIQFLPDLQDYREKTGDFKSVVNAYEDHKHVYEYLEQNGGTVLIRGRGIVASRIVQRIYEARQRNPNISLLHLMRSPKPQGNKFGSAQRQVKNHYEFQPFNWPKAGWGGEMRAVLEKATPEQRKRLLADWGGSTTADRGDWKRIVQEGLNQGWYQIAFGEVERVEGEQNGIITYIQEKGFKGQVKLEANFIIDATGLDAHVTANPLLNDLVNCYNLPLNHLGRLSVANDFELVEMRADRGRMYAAGAITLGGPYAPVDSFLGLQYAALRTVDSLAAARAIGISRLNLLTSLGQWLKWVANQSP; encoded by the coding sequence ATGGTATCACCTGTACAAATACGATTGAGATGGGACGATCCAGCGACTGGGGAACGGCGAGAACCTGTGCTGGGTTTGCCCATTGCCCTAGGACGAGAATTTTCTCAAATGCCTGCAGAAATTGCCGGCAATCGCGTTTCCCGCTTGGTACTCAATAGCGATCAAGTTTCTCGCTTCCATGCCTTGATTGATATGGAGTCGGGCGGCTTGGTTGTTGTTGATCAAGGCAGCCGCAACGGAACGTTTGTCAATGGGACGCTTCAGCAGCGCTGCGCCTTGGCGAATGGCGATACACTGCAAGTTGGCCCTTACCAGATTAATGTCTCGTTTGCCGGTTCTGCCCCTGCCCCAACACAGACAAGTAATTCGCCAATTTTATTTAATCCTCATACGGATCTGCCCGATCCCACCCAGCCGCCACAGCCGCCGGTGATTGCTGCCGGCTTTCCACCTCAAGCTTTTATAGATTCTAAAATCGTGCCGGTGCAAGATTTGCACGCAACAGGGTTGCCGGTGGATGAAATTGATTATGCGGCGATTGGTGCCGGCTTAGGTAGTTTTATCTGGGTTGATTTATTGCGGATTTTTGGGGTTAAACCTGGGCAAATTGCTGCTTTAGGGATGGAGAAAGAACCTTACGCCCGTTATCGCCGGCTTTGCCTCAATTCCCAAATTCCTTTACACGAACGGTTGCGTTCCAATTCAGATTCCTGTCCCGATAATATATGGGGTTGGCCGAGTTATGCCCTGCGGGAGGCTTGGGGCGACTTTTTTAAAGGACAAATTGGGGCATCTTTTAAATATTTGTGGCAAGTCTTTGCAGAACCAACCTTTGCTGAAACTTACACGCCTCGCGCCGGCAATGTATTTAATTCCATTGATCGAGAAGCCACGCGCATTGGTTGGGATGGCATCTTTCGCTACGGGCGCATTCGGGCAATTCGCAAAACCGATGATGGACGCTATGCCATCGCTTATTCGCGGGGAGATGCCAGCCGGCGAGATCGGGCGTTTCTCCTAACAAGATATGTGCAAATCGCCACCGGCTATCCGGCGATTCAATTTCTCCCCGATTTGCAAGATTACCGCGAAAAAACCGGCGATTTTAAATCAGTCGTAAACGCCTATGAAGATCATAAACACGTTTATGAATATTTAGAGCAAAATGGTGGCACCGTATTAATTCGCGGACGGGGAATTGTAGCCTCTCGAATTGTGCAGCGAATTTATGAAGCGCGGCAGCGGAATCCGAATATTTCCCTGTTACATTTGATGCGATCTCCTAAGCCTCAAGGTAACAAATTTGGCAGTGCTCAGCGCCAAGTTAAAAACCACTATGAATTTCAACCTTTTAACTGGCCAAAAGCCGGTTGGGGTGGCGAAATGCGGGCAGTGCTAGAAAAGGCAACTCCGGAACAGCGCAAGCGTTTACTGGCAGACTGGGGTGGCAGTACAACGGCAGATCGCGGAGATTGGAAACGCATTGTTCAAGAAGGATTAAATCAGGGTTGGTATCAGATTGCATTTGGTGAAGTTGAACGCGTTGAGGGCGAACAAAATGGCATTATTACTTATATTCAGGAGAAGGGATTTAAGGGGCAAGTAAAACTAGAGGCTAACTTTATTATTGACGCCACCGGCCTTGATGCTCATGTTACCGCAAATCCTTTACTAAATGATTTGGTTAACTGTTACAATCTTCCGCTAAATCATTTGGGACGCCTGAGTGTTGCCAATGATTTTGAATTAGTAGAAATGCGGGCAGATCGAGGCCGGATGTACGCTGCCGGTGCGATTACATTGGGCGGCCCTTATGCGCCGGTTGATAGCTTTTTAGGCTTACAATATGCCGCACTTCGCACGGTTGATAGTTTAGCCGCAGCGCGTGCAATAGGAATCAGCCGGCTCAATTTACTCACTTCTTTAGGGCAGTGGTTAAAATGGGTTGCCAATCAATCTCCCTAA
- a CDS encoding FHA domain-containing protein — translation MNQLILEWLEAGQPRSQTIQDQQPSKHPGTVRIGRDPSRCDIVLTHPTVSGLHVEIFFNRQQNNFSLRNLRDTNPPAVDGHRLTVGELPLHPDSRILLGEVELNVVTVSVTTSGVAPTVIASPPAAIPAFHSPAKPVKPAISPTVPPNASYGLECPCCHRISPYERLDLGCPWCGTSLAAAVSVVMPN, via the coding sequence ATGAATCAACTAATTTTAGAGTGGTTAGAAGCCGGTCAGCCCAGATCCCAAACAATCCAAGACCAACAGCCTAGCAAACATCCGGGAACCGTCCGTATCGGTCGCGACCCCAGCCGGTGTGATATCGTATTGACGCATCCAACCGTATCAGGGCTGCACGTCGAAATCTTTTTTAACCGGCAGCAAAATAACTTTTCATTGCGGAACCTTCGCGATACAAATCCACCCGCTGTTGATGGACACCGGCTAACTGTGGGAGAACTGCCTCTCCACCCAGACAGCAGAATTCTCTTAGGCGAAGTGGAACTCAACGTTGTTACCGTATCTGTGACAACTTCCGGCGTTGCGCCGACAGTTATCGCCTCTCCACCGGCAGCAATTCCAGCATTTCACTCACCCGCAAAGCCGGTTAAACCTGCAATTTCTCCCACTGTCCCCCCAAACGCTAGTTACGGTTTAGAGTGTCCCTGTTGCCACCGCATTTCCCCCTACGAACGGCTAGACTTGGGCTGTCCTTGGTGTGGCACTTCCCTGGCAGCAGCGGTTAGTGTTGTTATGCCTAACTGA
- a CDS encoding cytochrome P450 codes for MHSNRLPPGEMGLPGIGQTLQFLFDRDYLQKRYAQYGPIFKTRFLGKPAVFMIGPEANEFLLASHAEHFSWREGWPETFKILLGESLFVQDGEEHRRNRRLMMPALHGPALTSYLTTMESITQRYLQQWEQQKEFRWFEEFKQLTFDIASELLLGASAGPEVARLSQLFSTLTMGLFSLFPVRLPVTQFGKSVAARNQLLQHITTVVRQRQQNPTNDVLSLLLQARDEEGNSLSLKELTAQAMLMLFAGHETTTSMLTWLCLELGRHPEILERARNEQQTLAEKGPVNLEQLGQMPYLEQILLEVERLHPPVGGGFRGVVKPFEFNGYYVPAGWLALYSIKMTHNLPEIYPEPTRFDPDRFSPSRQEHKKQPFSLVGFGGGPRVCIGIAFAKMEMKIVAAQLLRQYQWELLPDQSLETVEVPTRRPKDGLRVRFQRL; via the coding sequence ATGCACAGCAATCGACTTCCTCCAGGCGAGATGGGTTTGCCTGGAATCGGTCAAACTCTGCAATTTCTTTTTGACCGGGATTATCTTCAGAAACGCTACGCCCAGTATGGGCCAATTTTTAAAACTCGCTTCCTGGGCAAACCGGCTGTATTTATGATCGGCCCAGAAGCGAATGAATTTCTCTTAGCCAGTCATGCCGAGCATTTTTCCTGGCGAGAAGGCTGGCCTGAGACGTTTAAAATTTTGTTGGGGGAGTCGCTGTTTGTTCAAGATGGCGAAGAACACCGGCGCAACCGGCGACTGATGATGCCGGCATTACATGGCCCAGCGCTGACTAGCTATCTGACTACGATGGAATCGATTACGCAGCGCTATCTCCAGCAATGGGAACAGCAAAAAGAGTTCCGCTGGTTTGAAGAATTTAAACAGCTAACTTTTGACATTGCCAGTGAGTTGCTGCTGGGTGCAAGTGCCGGCCCTGAAGTCGCTAGACTCAGCCAGCTATTTTCTACCCTGACAATGGGTTTATTTTCCCTGTTTCCGGTGCGCTTGCCGGTGACACAGTTTGGTAAATCGGTTGCCGCGCGAAACCAACTGCTGCAACACATCACCACAGTTGTGCGGCAACGGCAGCAAAACCCAACAAACGATGTACTTAGCTTGTTATTACAAGCTAGGGATGAGGAAGGCAACAGTCTTAGCCTGAAAGAATTGACTGCCCAAGCGATGCTGATGCTGTTTGCCGGCCATGAAACCACCACGTCGATGCTTACTTGGTTGTGTCTGGAGTTAGGCCGGCATCCAGAAATATTAGAACGCGCCAGAAACGAACAGCAAACGCTAGCAGAAAAAGGGCCGGTGAATTTAGAACAATTAGGGCAAATGCCCTATTTAGAGCAAATTCTGCTAGAGGTGGAACGCTTGCATCCGCCGGTTGGGGGTGGGTTTCGCGGCGTGGTGAAACCCTTTGAGTTTAATGGTTATTATGTGCCGGCTGGATGGCTGGCACTGTACTCGATCAAAATGACTCACAACCTGCCAGAGATTTACCCCGAACCCACCCGATTTGATCCAGATCGCTTCAGTCCCAGCCGGCAAGAACATAAAAAACAACCCTTTAGTTTAGTCGGATTTGGTGGTGGGCCAAGAGTTTGTATCGGCATTGCCTTCGCCAAGATGGAGATGAAAATCGTTGCCGCGCAATTATTACGACAGTATCAATGGGAATTGTTACCCGATCAAAGTTTAGAAACCGTTGAGGTTCCCACACGGCGTCCGAAAGATGGCTTGCGGGTGCGATTTCAACGGCTATAA
- a CDS encoding prohibitin family protein, translating to MKDAKFLYNPNLIPYLVGGIVLVLAAILFKPFVIVNSGQRGVVMQFGKVLPNVLDEGIHPIVPIVNTVKAISVKVQKSDVESEAASKDLQDVKTLVAVNWHIDPKRVNEVYQRIGDETDLLNRIIAPAVSEVVKAATAKKTAEEIITQRTELKQEIDTALKERLAAYGILVDDVSLVDISFSPEFAKAIESKQIAEQDAKRADFTALRAEKEAQAEINRARGQAEAQRLQRQTISAELLQQQAIEKWNGQFPMVMGGSNTLPFINLNPSNLSSGSAPVAPAQ from the coding sequence ATGAAAGATGCAAAATTTCTTTACAACCCCAACCTTATTCCTTACCTTGTCGGCGGAATCGTCCTCGTCTTGGCGGCAATCTTATTCAAACCTTTTGTCATTGTGAATTCGGGGCAACGGGGTGTTGTGATGCAGTTTGGCAAAGTTCTGCCCAATGTTTTGGATGAAGGTATTCACCCGATTGTGCCGATTGTGAACACGGTTAAAGCAATCAGCGTTAAGGTGCAAAAAAGCGATGTCGAGTCAGAAGCAGCTTCTAAAGACTTGCAAGACGTAAAAACACTGGTTGCCGTCAACTGGCATATTGACCCCAAGCGGGTGAATGAAGTTTACCAACGCATCGGTGATGAAACCGACCTTTTGAATCGGATTATTGCGCCCGCCGTGTCTGAAGTGGTCAAAGCAGCAACGGCAAAAAAAACCGCAGAAGAAATTATTACCCAGCGCACAGAACTCAAACAAGAAATTGACACTGCACTCAAAGAACGTCTCGCCGCTTACGGAATTTTAGTTGATGATGTGTCTTTGGTGGATATATCTTTTTCTCCGGAATTTGCCAAAGCAATTGAATCCAAACAAATTGCCGAGCAAGACGCCAAACGCGCAGATTTTACTGCTTTAAGAGCTGAAAAAGAAGCCCAAGCAGAAATTAACCGTGCTAGAGGACAAGCTGAGGCGCAGCGCTTGCAGCGGCAAACGATATCCGCTGAGTTGCTTCAACAGCAAGCGATTGAGAAATGGAATGGCCAGTTTCCAATGGTGATGGGTGGCAGCAACACTCTGCCTTTTATCAATCTTAATCCGTCAAACTTGTCATCTGGTTCCGCGCCGGTGGCTCCCGCTCAGTAA
- the nfi gene encoding deoxyribonuclease V (cleaves DNA at apurinic or apyrimidinic sites) produces the protein MKINRTHTWPQTTQEAIAIQQQLRSEVIAEDRLGEVRYVAGVDVGYDIANSMTRAAVAVLSFPDLQLHSSAIALQPTTFPYIPGFLSFREVPAILDALETLTVTPDLLLCDGQGLAHPRRFGLACHLGVLANIPAIGVAKTRFIGEHDQVPADRGSWQLLRHQGEVIGAVLRTRAGVKPIYVSTGHQISLTSAIDYVMRCTLKYRLPETTRLADRLASG, from the coding sequence ATGAAGATTAACCGGACTCACACTTGGCCTCAGACGACTCAGGAGGCTATCGCAATTCAACAGCAACTGCGATCTGAGGTGATTGCAGAAGATCGGCTGGGGGAGGTGCGCTATGTTGCCGGTGTGGATGTGGGTTATGATATCGCCAACTCGATGACGCGGGCGGCTGTGGCGGTTTTGAGTTTTCCAGACTTGCAGTTGCACTCCTCAGCAATTGCTTTGCAACCAACAACTTTTCCTTACATTCCAGGGTTTCTTTCGTTTCGGGAAGTGCCGGCAATTTTGGATGCGTTAGAAACGCTGACTGTCACACCTGACTTGTTGCTGTGTGATGGGCAAGGATTAGCCCATCCTCGCCGCTTTGGTTTGGCTTGTCATTTGGGCGTTTTGGCAAATATCCCGGCAATTGGAGTAGCAAAGACGCGGTTTATTGGAGAACATGATCAGGTGCCGGCGGATCGGGGCAGTTGGCAACTGTTGCGACATCAGGGTGAAGTGATTGGGGCGGTGCTGAGAACTCGTGCTGGTGTTAAGCCGATCTATGTCTCAACCGGCCATCAAATTTCCTTGACAAGTGCAATTGATTATGTAATGCGCTGCACTCTCAAGTACCGACTCCCAGAGACAACTCGTTTGGCAGATCGGCTGGCATCGGGATAA